The Macellibacteroides fermentans genome includes the window TCCTTTTTTATAGGCAAAGCTCACGATCTTTACCTCAAGCATCCTTTTCTGTATATCGTCCGAGAATTGTTTCAATCCCGTTAAGTTACGCAAAACTGTACATAGATAGGGATATTCCGGATAGTCGTCGTGCAGCAGCTGACGCAGGTTATTGATCGCGAAGGGAACACTTTGTATAAAGTGAGGCTTCTTTTCGAAATAGCCGCGGAAACCGTAGGCTCCCAACACCTGAAGTGTACGGAACAGGATAAAATGTTTAAGCTGACTACGGAAGTAGGCCTCGTCTACCGGAATGAAGGTGCGCAGGGCGTCGAGATAGTCGCTCAGCAACTCCTGTCGCAGGTCTTCGGGAAACTTGGCTTTGGCCTGCCAGATAAATGAGGCTACGTCGTAATAAACCGGACCTTTCCGTCCTCCCTGGAAGTCTATGAAATAGGGTTCGCCATCCTTTATCATTACATTACGCGACTGGAAATCGCGGTAAAGGAAGGTTGCCGACGAGTTGCGGAGTAATACGTCGGAAAGTTTCTGGAAGTCGTCTTCCAGCTGGCTTTCCTGAAAATCAAGACCTGTAGCTTTCAGAAAACAATATTTAAAGTAGTTCAGGTCCCACAAGATGGCACGCTGATTAAACTCCGGCTGAGGATAGCAATTTGTAAAATCAAGTCCGTCGGCTCCCGAAAACTGAAAGGAGGGAAGAAGCTTGATCGTTTTTTTCAGCATGGAGCGTTCTTCTTCATCAAATACACTGCTTCTGCGCCCTTTTTCAATGGCATCGAACAACAGGGTGTTACCCAGGTCTTCCTGAAGGTAGAAGTATTTGTCTTCCGACCAGCAATGCACTTTCGGTACGGGTAATCCTTTGCTGCCAAAGTGATTGGCCATGTAGATGAAGGTGCTGTTCTCTTCGGCCGAAGTACCGCTCACCCCTATAAGTGTCTG containing:
- a CDS encoding RapZ C-terminal domain-containing protein, with the protein product MITKKLNELYLSFTGKEADHIEELPSSGSNRRYFRLSGQQTLIGVSGTSAEENSTFIYMANHFGSKGLPVPKVHCWSEDKYFYLQEDLGNTLLFDAIEKGRRSSVFDEEERSMLKKTIKLLPSFQFSGADGLDFTNCYPQPEFNQRAILWDLNYFKYCFLKATGLDFQESQLEDDFQKLSDVLLRNSSATFLYRDFQSRNVMIKDGEPYFIDFQGGRKGPVYYDVASFIWQAKAKFPEDLRQELLSDYLDALRTFIPVDEAYFRSQLKHFILFRTLQVLGAYGFRGYFEKKPHFIQSVPFAINNLRQLLHDDYPEYPYLCTVLRNLTGLKQFSDDIQKRMLEVKIVSFAYKKGIPNDPSGNGGGFVFDCRAVNNPGKYERYNHFTGLDEPVISFLEEDGEISHFLTQAYTMVDASVKRYMDRGFTNLMVCFGCTGGQHRSVYSAQHMAEHLHDKFGIKIHLIHREQNIEQIFDAKL